The following are encoded together in the Pedobacter steynii genome:
- a CDS encoding SufE family protein encodes MSQQSILEIEKEIIEDFALFDSWEDKYEYIIDLGKKLPALEEEYKVTDNKIKGCQSTVWLVATQDNGRIFFKADSDAVIVKGLVSMLIKVLSGHRPEEILEAKLDFIREIGMMTHLAQTRSNGLLAMIKQMKNYALAYQTIQGLEKK; translated from the coding sequence ATGAGTCAACAGTCAATTCTTGAAATAGAAAAAGAGATTATAGAAGATTTTGCCCTGTTTGACAGCTGGGAAGATAAATATGAATACATTATTGATCTGGGAAAGAAACTTCCTGCGCTGGAGGAAGAATATAAGGTAACAGACAATAAGATCAAAGGTTGCCAGTCTACCGTTTGGTTGGTTGCCACTCAGGATAATGGGCGTATATTTTTTAAAGCAGACAGTGACGCGGTGATCGTCAAAGGCCTGGTTAGTATGCTCATCAAAGTATTATCCGGACATCGTCCTGAAGAAATTCTGGAAGCGAAGCTGGATTTTATAAGAGAAATAGGGATGATGACACACCTGGCACAGACCCGCTCTAATGGACTACTGGCAATGATAAAGCAAATGAAAAACTATGCCCTGGCTTATCAGACTATCCAGGGATTAGAAAAGAAATAG
- a CDS encoding DUF2147 domain-containing protein, which yields MRYISLLILFAAISFSGLAQTSDAILGKWANSSGEAHIDISKKGDKFFGKIVWLKAPKDEKGQAKLDVKNPDLKLKTRPIMGLEMLKDFVYDDGKWVDGKIYDPKTGKTYSCNMNIKANGDLNVRGYIGISLIGRSDTWKRVK from the coding sequence ATGAGATACATTTCGTTATTAATTCTTTTTGCAGCGATTTCCTTTTCCGGGCTTGCTCAAACGAGCGACGCTATTCTGGGAAAATGGGCTAATTCTTCGGGTGAAGCACACATAGATATTTCCAAAAAAGGAGATAAGTTTTTCGGTAAAATTGTTTGGTTGAAAGCACCTAAAGATGAAAAAGGACAGGCTAAGCTAGATGTGAAAAATCCAGATTTAAAATTAAAAACAAGACCAATCATGGGCCTTGAGATGTTAAAAGATTTTGTTTATGACGATGGAAAATGGGTGGATGGAAAAATCTATGACCCAAAAACCGGCAAGACTTATAGTTGTAATATGAACATTAAAGCTAACGGAGACCTGAATGTAAGAGGATATATTGGTATCTCATTGATAGGCAGATCTGACACCTGGAAAAGAGTAAAATAG
- a CDS encoding family 16 glycosylhydrolase — MKKVNLMICLLAVSQILSACKKDLKSAAATNDQLTAPRALTYQQVWSDEFDGNAVNTNNWSFETGGGGWGNNEKQFYQAENATVSGGNLIITARKQSVGGLPYTSARLISRGKREFKYGRFEARIKLPQGQGQWPAFWMLGANIGTNPWPKCGEIDIMENTNTSNAVLGTMHWFNTAYTYYGGNTNTTPTDFHVYRVDWTPSSITWFVDNVQFHVANIQNNINGTEEFHDPFFLLLNLAIGGNLPGQNIDESRLPANMYVDYVKVYQLTEGSSNAPIGQTISLKGINNLFVSGLNGTAPMLCDRATSQDWEKFTIVDAGGGKVALRSMNKYVSSENGAAPITCNRTTIGDWEKFDWIVNADGKISLRGNNGRYISSENGTTAMTCNRTTISGWEAFSL, encoded by the coding sequence ATGAAAAAAGTAAACCTGATGATCTGCCTGCTGGCAGTTTCACAAATTCTATCTGCCTGTAAAAAGGATCTTAAATCTGCCGCGGCAACGAATGATCAGCTCACCGCCCCAAGGGCTTTAACATATCAGCAGGTATGGTCGGATGAATTCGATGGAAATGCGGTGAACACAAATAACTGGAGTTTTGAAACCGGTGGTGGTGGATGGGGAAACAATGAAAAACAATTTTACCAGGCAGAGAACGCTACAGTGTCTGGTGGCAATCTGATCATTACTGCAAGGAAACAAAGCGTTGGCGGATTGCCCTATACTTCCGCAAGATTGATCAGCAGAGGTAAACGGGAATTTAAATATGGACGTTTTGAAGCCAGAATTAAACTGCCTCAGGGGCAGGGGCAATGGCCTGCATTCTGGATGTTGGGTGCTAATATTGGAACAAATCCCTGGCCGAAATGTGGTGAGATCGACATCATGGAGAATACGAATACCTCCAATGCCGTATTAGGAACCATGCATTGGTTTAACACGGCGTATACCTACTATGGAGGCAATACCAATACTACACCTACAGATTTTCATGTATACAGGGTAGACTGGACGCCAAGTTCAATTACCTGGTTCGTGGACAATGTACAATTTCATGTGGCGAATATTCAGAACAATATTAATGGAACAGAGGAATTTCATGATCCTTTCTTTCTGTTATTGAACCTGGCAATAGGAGGAAACCTTCCCGGACAAAACATTGATGAAAGCAGATTGCCTGCGAATATGTATGTAGATTATGTAAAGGTATACCAGCTTACAGAGGGATCCTCTAATGCACCTATCGGACAGACGATTTCTCTTAAAGGAATAAATAACCTGTTTGTAAGCGGACTAAATGGAACCGCTCCTATGCTGTGTGACCGTGCCACTTCACAGGATTGGGAGAAGTTTACCATTGTAGATGCCGGTGGAGGTAAAGTGGCTTTAAGGAGCATGAACAAATATGTGTCTTCAGAAAACGGTGCTGCACCGATTACCTGTAACAGAACAACGATAGGAGATTGGGAAAAATTTGACTGGATCGTGAATGCGGACGGAAAAATATCACTCAGAGGTAATAATGGCAGGTACATTTCTTCCGAAAACGGGACTACTGCAATGACCTGTAACAGAACCACAATTTCCGGATGGGAAGCATTTAGTTTGTAG
- a CDS encoding sensor histidine kinase has product MKSMFVNKSGETSKNLRKLFILFLAFTFLIAAGSLLLRHSIFKKLHTLSENLRGHSQAQEISNILLDLNGAESDFQQAILYGQNEKLEDYKSKLNNTFIQIEAILKKYDLDSTRSLSASKEKIGKSFEQKLQMSNEVFGLKHNFDSLLRITTIQNITGKASADIIEKYQLKTTTKKSTGKADTSVKVIKPQPNKKGLFKRLQDAIVNKQENAQSIKVVTVNREKQIRDSISRSVIKKQNNSQENLLRKLNEENGRLAKSNQQLISANLSLVIQLHQLVQELKDIHLNDWEKTRSEMLNQYQSATNDMNNFTGIAVVMVLIFIVLLIVYIRKAGMAEDNYIRENERAVALAEQKSEMLAIMSHEIRNPLTTITGIIYLLNRTPLTDDQKKKLNSINLSSSMLINTVNDILDVSKIDNQQAGALNIVSFQPCAEIKDTIAAMGFTAERKQISLTAEFSGNEESTVKGDPFRLKQIMINLLNNAVKYTDQGGVVVKVDLKSIDEHTESLHVSIIDTGIGIPKEQQGKLFTRYYQANRSAGKPGTGLGLYICRQLIDIQNGHISVESEAGKGCHFKFDLPYQKEE; this is encoded by the coding sequence ATGAAATCTATGTTTGTCAACAAATCGGGTGAAACGTCAAAGAATCTTCGTAAACTTTTTATATTATTTCTGGCCTTTACCTTTCTGATTGCTGCAGGTTCCTTGCTATTAAGGCACTCTATCTTTAAAAAATTACACACATTAAGTGAGAATTTAAGGGGGCATTCACAGGCCCAGGAGATCAGCAATATTTTACTGGATCTGAACGGTGCGGAAAGTGATTTTCAGCAGGCCATTTTATATGGACAGAATGAAAAGCTGGAGGACTATAAATCAAAGCTGAACAATACTTTTATCCAGATTGAAGCCATTTTAAAGAAGTATGACCTTGATAGTACAAGATCTTTATCGGCAAGTAAAGAGAAGATCGGAAAGTCTTTTGAGCAAAAATTACAGATGTCAAATGAAGTGTTCGGATTGAAACATAATTTCGATTCCTTACTACGGATCACTACCATTCAAAACATAACAGGAAAAGCCTCAGCTGATATTATAGAAAAATATCAATTGAAAACTACGACTAAAAAAAGCACCGGAAAAGCGGATACTTCTGTCAAAGTAATCAAGCCTCAGCCCAATAAGAAAGGACTTTTTAAACGTTTGCAGGATGCTATCGTAAATAAGCAGGAAAATGCACAGTCAATTAAGGTGGTCACGGTGAACAGAGAGAAGCAGATTCGTGATTCTATAAGCCGCTCTGTAATTAAGAAGCAGAACAATTCACAGGAAAATCTGCTTAGAAAATTAAATGAAGAGAATGGCCGCCTTGCTAAATCAAATCAACAGCTCATTTCTGCCAACCTAAGCCTGGTTATTCAGCTTCATCAACTCGTTCAGGAGTTGAAAGATATTCACCTGAACGACTGGGAGAAAACGAGATCTGAGATGCTCAACCAATATCAATCGGCAACCAATGATATGAATAATTTCACTGGAATAGCAGTGGTGATGGTCCTGATTTTTATTGTTCTATTGATCGTATATATCCGTAAAGCGGGAATGGCGGAGGACAATTATATCCGGGAGAATGAGCGCGCAGTTGCACTTGCAGAACAAAAGTCGGAAATGCTGGCCATTATGAGCCATGAAATCAGAAACCCGCTGACTACCATTACAGGTATTATCTATTTATTGAACAGAACCCCACTTACGGATGATCAGAAAAAGAAACTGAATTCGATTAATTTGTCGTCGAGCATGCTGATCAATACCGTAAATGATATTCTTGATGTGAGCAAGATTGACAATCAACAGGCAGGTGCACTGAATATTGTTTCTTTCCAGCCTTGTGCTGAAATTAAGGATACTATTGCTGCAATGGGTTTTACAGCAGAACGGAAGCAAATCTCTCTGACTGCTGAATTTAGCGGAAATGAAGAATCAACGGTAAAAGGAGATCCATTCCGTTTGAAACAGATCATGATTAATCTGTTAAACAATGCGGTTAAGTATACGGATCAGGGTGGAGTAGTGGTAAAAGTAGATTTAAAAAGTATTGACGAGCATACCGAAAGCCTGCACGTGAGCATCATTGATACGGGTATAGGAATTCCTAAAGAACAACAGGGAAAACTTTTCACAAGATATTATCAGGCGAATCGCTCTGCTGGAAAACCAGGTACCGGTTTGGGATTATATATATGCCGTCAGCTTATTGACATTCAAAACGGTCACATTAGTGTAGAGAGTGAGGCTGGAAAGGGATGTCATTTTAAATTTGATCTTCCTTATCAAAAAGAAGAATAA
- a CDS encoding VOC family protein — MLSKVHHIAIICTDYSASKAFYIDVLGLTVIREVYREERESYKLDLALNGTYIIELFSFPDPPKRASGPEAAGLRHLAFEVDDLNAVVEMLKQKGVEAEPIRIDEFTGKRFTFIADPDRLPIEFYEK; from the coding sequence ATGTTAAGTAAAGTTCATCACATTGCAATTATTTGCACAGACTATAGCGCTTCAAAGGCTTTTTACATCGACGTCTTAGGGCTTACGGTCATAAGAGAAGTATATCGGGAAGAAAGAGAATCTTACAAATTAGACCTGGCCCTTAACGGAACATATATTATCGAACTTTTTTCTTTTCCGGATCCTCCTAAACGAGCATCCGGACCCGAAGCGGCTGGTTTGAGGCATTTGGCTTTTGAGGTAGATGATTTAAATGCGGTTGTCGAAATGCTAAAACAAAAAGGAGTAGAGGCAGAGCCGATCAGAATTGATGAGTTTACTGGAAAGCGGTTTACTTTTATTGCCGATCCAGATCGCTTACCAATAGAGTTTTATGAAAAATAA
- a CDS encoding cysteine desulfurase: MTQIDSISLDLDLQAIRSQFPILSRTVNDKPLVYLDNAATSQKPQCVIDALSDYYSRYNANIHRGIHTLAEEATLAYEATRSAVQEFIGAASAEEIIFSRGTTEGINLVAYTWGRQYIKAGDEILISGMEHHSNIVPWQILCQEKNAVLKVIPVSDEGEISIEDYKNLLTEKTKLVSIVQVSNALGTVNSVKEMIDAAHAVGAKVLVDGAQSAVHLDIDVQALDCDFFAFSGHKIYAPTGIGVLYGKKELLESMPVFHGGGEMIKEVTFEETTYNDLPYKYEAGTPNIADTIALKTALDFIQTIGKAAIRKHENELLTYATAQLEGIPGLTIIGKAREKVSLVSFIVKGIHPQDMGILLDNLGIAVRTGHHCTQPLMKRFGIPGTVRASFALYNTKEEIDILIAGMYKSIKMLS, translated from the coding sequence ATGACACAGATAGATTCCATATCCCTGGATTTAGACCTGCAAGCGATCAGGTCCCAGTTTCCTATTCTCAGCAGAACGGTAAATGATAAACCATTGGTTTATTTGGACAATGCAGCGACCTCCCAAAAGCCACAATGCGTAATTGATGCGCTGAGTGATTATTATAGCCGCTATAACGCAAACATTCACCGCGGCATCCATACCCTCGCTGAAGAAGCAACATTGGCCTATGAGGCCACACGTTCTGCAGTACAGGAGTTTATTGGAGCAGCATCGGCGGAAGAAATTATCTTCAGCAGAGGGACGACAGAAGGAATCAATCTTGTGGCCTATACCTGGGGTCGTCAGTATATTAAAGCTGGTGATGAAATCCTGATCTCCGGAATGGAACACCATTCGAATATCGTCCCATGGCAAATCCTTTGTCAGGAGAAGAATGCGGTATTAAAGGTGATTCCGGTTAGCGATGAGGGGGAAATCTCTATAGAGGACTACAAAAATCTGTTAACAGAGAAGACCAAGCTGGTTTCCATTGTTCAGGTTTCTAATGCCTTGGGAACGGTTAATTCTGTAAAAGAAATGATTGATGCCGCACATGCGGTAGGTGCAAAAGTATTGGTAGATGGAGCACAGTCTGCAGTACACCTAGACATTGATGTTCAGGCTTTGGATTGCGACTTTTTTGCGTTCTCTGGTCATAAAATATATGCTCCTACCGGAATCGGAGTGCTTTATGGAAAAAAAGAATTGCTGGAAAGCATGCCGGTATTTCATGGTGGAGGAGAGATGATTAAGGAGGTCACTTTCGAAGAAACAACTTACAACGACCTTCCTTATAAGTATGAGGCGGGCACACCGAATATTGCAGATACTATTGCTTTAAAAACGGCACTGGACTTTATTCAGACGATAGGTAAAGCCGCTATTAGAAAACACGAGAATGAGTTACTGACTTATGCCACTGCACAACTGGAAGGCATTCCCGGCTTAACCATTATTGGAAAAGCCAGAGAGAAGGTAAGTCTCGTTTCTTTTATCGTCAAAGGTATTCACCCTCAGGACATGGGTATTTTGCTGGACAATCTAGGGATTGCTGTCAGAACAGGGCACCATTGTACCCAGCCATTGATGAAACGTTTTGGCATTCCAGGCACTGTGAGGGCCTCTTTTGCCCTTTATAACACGAAAGAAGAAATAGATATCCTGATCGCAGGTATGTACAAATCCATTAAAATGTTATCCTGA
- a CDS encoding glycoside hydrolase family 30 beta sandwich domain-containing protein translates to MKKSLILTGCIVLCAVLFSCKKELRSNSGLNANEETIVRANESVSIWMTTTDKSKLLQTQNNVTFAADAGTNPNTITVDENVSYQGIDGFGFTLTGASATLINNLGAAQKNSLLQELFSTSGNNIGISYLRITIGASDLSASPFTYNEVAAGQTDNNLNNFSISQEMTDLIPVLKSILAINPSIKILGSPWTAPRWMKTNGSYVGGSLNTAYYDAYARYFVKYIQAMQAQGITIDAITPQNEPLNPYNNPSMLMQASEQASFIKNNLGPQFSANNINTKIISYDHNADRPDYPIAILNDAAARNYVDGSAFHLYGGNISALSEVHNAYPNKNIYFTEQWVGGPSNFAGDLQWHINTLIIGATRNWSRNVLEWNLAADQNYGPHTNGGCSTCEGALTINGSAVSRNVSYYIIAHASKFARPGATRISSNIAGSFQNVAFKNADGTKVLIVSNSGSGSGTFKVKWGSQSFSYTLPAGAVATFKWSGSVTGNPGTAPIGQVISLRGLNNQFVSGENGTAVMWCNRASAGDWEKFTVVDAGGGKIALRSMNKYVSSENGASPLTCNRTSIGDWEKFDWIVNADGKISLRGNNSLYVSSENGANAMTCNRAAISGWEAFSLN, encoded by the coding sequence ATGAAAAAAAGCCTGATTTTAACAGGCTGCATTGTGCTTTGTGCAGTCCTGTTTTCCTGTAAGAAGGAGCTCCGGTCCAATTCCGGATTAAACGCAAACGAAGAAACAATTGTCCGGGCCAACGAATCGGTCAGTATCTGGATGACGACAACAGATAAAAGTAAATTACTGCAAACACAAAATAACGTAACTTTTGCAGCAGATGCAGGAACAAACCCCAATACCATTACCGTTGATGAAAATGTAAGCTATCAGGGAATTGATGGTTTTGGTTTTACATTGACCGGAGCAAGTGCTACACTAATCAATAATCTTGGTGCTGCACAAAAGAATAGCCTGCTGCAGGAGTTATTTTCTACCTCTGGAAATAACATTGGAATTAGTTATTTAAGGATTACCATCGGAGCGTCTGATTTAAGTGCAAGCCCTTTTACTTACAATGAAGTTGCTGCGGGACAGACCGATAATAACCTCAATAATTTCAGTATCAGTCAGGAGATGACGGACCTGATTCCGGTATTGAAAAGTATTCTTGCCATCAACCCGTCAATTAAAATTCTAGGCAGCCCCTGGACGGCGCCAAGGTGGATGAAAACCAATGGTAGTTATGTTGGGGGAAGCCTGAATACGGCATATTACGATGCTTATGCCAGATATTTTGTGAAATATATTCAGGCAATGCAGGCGCAGGGAATTACCATTGATGCCATTACCCCTCAAAATGAACCTTTAAATCCATACAATAATCCTAGTATGCTCATGCAGGCCTCAGAACAGGCTTCATTCATCAAAAATAACCTGGGACCTCAGTTTAGTGCCAATAACATCAATACCAAAATTATCTCTTACGACCACAATGCTGACCGCCCTGATTACCCGATTGCAATATTAAACGATGCTGCTGCAAGGAATTACGTAGATGGTTCTGCATTTCATCTGTATGGGGGGAATATCAGTGCCCTATCGGAAGTGCATAATGCGTACCCCAATAAAAACATTTACTTCACAGAACAGTGGGTGGGTGGACCCAGCAATTTTGCAGGTGACCTGCAATGGCATATTAACACCCTTATTATCGGTGCAACGAGGAACTGGAGCCGAAATGTCCTGGAATGGAATCTGGCTGCAGATCAAAATTACGGACCTCATACCAATGGGGGCTGTAGCACATGTGAAGGTGCATTAACTATTAATGGAAGTGCTGTATCTAGAAATGTCTCTTATTATATTATTGCCCATGCTTCGAAATTTGCAAGGCCCGGAGCAACAAGAATCAGCTCCAATATTGCCGGTAGTTTTCAAAATGTAGCCTTTAAAAATGCAGATGGCACTAAAGTCCTCATCGTTTCTAACAGCGGATCTGGCAGTGGCACCTTTAAAGTAAAATGGGGAAGCCAATCTTTTAGTTATACCCTTCCTGCCGGTGCCGTAGCTACTTTTAAATGGTCGGGATCCGTTACAGGGAATCCCGGAACAGCCCCGATAGGGCAGGTGATTTCTCTAAGGGGATTAAACAACCAGTTTGTTAGTGGTGAAAATGGAACGGCTGTAATGTGGTGTAACAGGGCTAGTGCCGGCGACTGGGAGAAATTTACAGTAGTAGATGCGGGGGGAGGAAAAATAGCATTGAGAAGTATGAATAAATATGTTTCTTCAGAAAACGGGGCCTCGCCTTTAACCTGTAACAGGACAAGTATTGGCGACTGGGAGAAATTCGACTGGATTGTCAATGCTGATGGAAAGATTTCACTTCGTGGCAATAATAGTCTCTATGTCTCTTCCGAAAATGGCGCAAATGCGATGACCTGTAACAGAGCTGCAATCTCGGGATGGGAAGCATTCAGCTTAAATTAA
- a CDS encoding WD40/YVTN/BNR-like repeat-containing protein produces MRSIIYCLLFLPLFGFAQTYDLIPMTSGVTTSLRGMSIVSDQVAWVSGSNGHIGRTVDGGKNWDWIKPEGYEKLDFRDIEAFDADKAIAVNAGSPAYILMTVDGGKTWKESYKNLDTAIFLDGMGFWNDQRGIVFGDPINSKMQLLRTIDGGVSWSDISENLQAKMGVGEAAFAASGSTIQVKGNGKVWIATGGTTSNIYYSSNFGSTWQIFECPILQGESSTGPFSMSFFNEDKGVVVGGNYLKDKENENNVLLTNNGGKTWTKPEKPVDGYRSGVTYINEKTLIAAGTSGIDISSDGGKYWYNISGMSFNVVQKSKKGDLILLAGNKGQIYQLVITAK; encoded by the coding sequence ATGAGGAGTATAATTTATTGTTTATTATTCCTTCCCTTATTCGGTTTTGCACAGACTTATGACCTGATTCCAATGACATCAGGTGTGACAACCAGCTTAAGAGGAATGAGTATTGTCTCTGATCAGGTGGCATGGGTAAGTGGAAGTAATGGTCATATCGGCAGAACAGTAGACGGAGGTAAAAACTGGGACTGGATTAAGCCGGAGGGGTATGAAAAACTGGATTTCAGAGATATTGAAGCTTTTGATGCAGATAAAGCAATTGCGGTAAATGCGGGGTCACCTGCCTATATACTGATGACTGTTGATGGAGGCAAAACCTGGAAAGAGAGTTACAAAAACCTGGATACGGCTATATTTTTAGATGGTATGGGTTTTTGGAATGACCAGCGTGGAATTGTCTTTGGTGATCCGATCAATAGCAAGATGCAACTGTTAAGGACTATTGACGGAGGGGTATCCTGGAGTGATATTTCCGAAAATTTGCAGGCCAAAATGGGCGTTGGTGAAGCTGCTTTTGCAGCGAGCGGTTCAACCATACAGGTAAAAGGAAATGGAAAGGTCTGGATTGCCACTGGTGGTACAACATCCAACATTTATTATTCCAGTAATTTCGGCTCTACCTGGCAAATATTTGAATGTCCGATCTTACAGGGCGAAAGCAGCACCGGGCCATTTTCAATGTCATTCTTTAATGAAGATAAAGGAGTGGTTGTTGGCGGGAACTACCTGAAAGATAAAGAAAATGAAAACAATGTTTTACTGACTAATAATGGAGGGAAAACCTGGACTAAACCCGAAAAACCGGTAGATGGCTATCGTTCCGGTGTAACCTATATTAATGAAAAAACTTTGATTGCGGCAGGAACATCTGGAATTGATATTTCTTCTGATGGAGGTAAATATTGGTATAATATTTCCGGAATGAGCTTTAACGTAGTTCAGAAATCAAAAAAAGGTGATTTGATTCTGCTGGCGGGAAATAAAGGACAGATTTATCAATTGGTCATTACAGCAAAATAA
- a CDS encoding iron-sulfur cluster assembly protein, whose protein sequence is MDKEELKQKVIDCLQTIYDPEIPVSIYELGLIYETEVMTPFNNVQIVMTLTAPGCPAAQDIPVEVEQKVRQIEGVNEVSVEVTWTPPWNKDMMSEAARLELGMM, encoded by the coding sequence ATGGACAAAGAGGAATTAAAACAAAAAGTAATCGACTGCCTGCAAACTATATATGATCCTGAAATACCGGTAAGCATATACGAGCTTGGGTTAATTTACGAAACGGAAGTGATGACTCCGTTTAACAACGTGCAGATTGTTATGACCCTTACGGCCCCGGGTTGTCCTGCGGCGCAGGATATTCCTGTAGAAGTAGAACAGAAAGTAAGGCAGATCGAGGGGGTAAATGAAGTATCCGTAGAAGTTACCTGGACACCACCATGGAATAAGGACATGATGTCTGAGGCTGCAAGACTGGAATTGGGAATGATGTAG
- a CDS encoding RrF2 family transcriptional regulator produces MKITAQEEYGLRVLLRIARHGNEEGISIPALSEAEGLSTAYVAKLTRMLRISGYINSTPGYKGGYILAQPADQININKVLKVLGGALFNKAFCEEYPGAVKLCTNSIDCSVRSLWQMIQFTVDQLLDKVSLQDLINPEQESSLLLESILRQNAR; encoded by the coding sequence ATGAAAATTACAGCTCAGGAAGAATATGGCTTAAGGGTACTCCTACGGATTGCCAGGCATGGGAATGAAGAAGGCATTAGTATTCCTGCACTCAGTGAAGCTGAGGGGCTTTCCACAGCATACGTTGCAAAACTGACCAGAATGCTTCGCATATCAGGATACATCAATAGCACACCGGGTTATAAAGGCGGTTATATACTTGCGCAACCTGCTGATCAGATCAATATCAATAAGGTCCTGAAAGTATTGGGTGGCGCATTGTTCAACAAAGCTTTTTGCGAGGAATACCCGGGAGCGGTAAAACTCTGCACCAACTCTATAGATTGTTCTGTTCGCTCGTTATGGCAAATGATTCAGTTTACTGTAGATCAGTTATTGGACAAGGTTTCCCTTCAGGACCTCATTAATCCAGAACAGGAATCAAGCCTGCTGCTGGAATCTATTTTACGTCAAAATGCCAGGTAA